In one window of Hymenobacter nivis DNA:
- a CDS encoding ABC transporter ATP-binding protein, giving the protein MSLTITNLSKTYPNGTQALKNVSLDIPNGMFGLLGPNGAGKSSLMRTIATLQDADTGSIVLDGIDVLHDKEAVRRVLGYLPQEFGVYPSVSAEDLLDHFATLKGIASRKERQEMVAALLHQTNLYDVRKKYVGGYSGGMKQRFGIAQALLGNPRLIIVDEPTAGLDPAERNRFHNLLSEIGENLVVILSTHIVSDVSDLCRHMAIINKGEVLLTGDPLTVMNNLKGKIWKKLIEKAELPALQASHQVISSRLFAGKTVVHVLADGAPDSGFEAVSPDLEDVYFAEIQRYEVRSKSGAIMAA; this is encoded by the coding sequence ATGTCCCTCACTATTACCAACCTTTCCAAAACGTACCCCAACGGCACCCAGGCGCTTAAAAACGTCAGCCTCGACATTCCCAACGGTATGTTTGGCCTGCTGGGGCCCAACGGGGCGGGCAAAAGCAGCCTGATGCGCACCATTGCCACGCTGCAAGACGCCGACACGGGCAGCATCGTGCTCGACGGCATCGACGTGCTGCACGATAAGGAGGCCGTGCGCCGCGTACTGGGCTATTTGCCGCAGGAATTCGGCGTGTACCCCAGCGTGAGCGCCGAGGATTTGCTCGACCACTTCGCCACCCTCAAGGGCATTGCCAGCCGCAAGGAGCGCCAGGAAATGGTGGCCGCCCTGCTGCACCAAACCAACCTCTACGACGTGCGCAAAAAGTACGTGGGCGGCTACTCGGGCGGCATGAAGCAGCGCTTCGGCATTGCGCAGGCGCTGCTGGGCAACCCGCGCCTCATCATCGTGGACGAGCCCACGGCCGGCCTCGACCCCGCCGAGCGCAACCGCTTCCACAACCTGCTGAGCGAGATCGGCGAGAACCTGGTGGTGATTCTTAGCACGCACATCGTCAGCGACGTGAGCGACTTGTGCCGGCACATGGCCATCATTAACAAGGGCGAAGTGCTGCTCACCGGCGACCCGCTCACGGTGATGAACAACCTGAAGGGTAAAATCTGGAAGAAGCTGATTGAGAAGGCCGAGCTGCCGGCGCTGCAAGCCAGCCACCAAGTCATCAGCTCGCGCCTGTTTGCGGGCAAAACCGTGGTGCACGTCCTGGCCGATGGGGCCCCCGACAGCGGCTTCGAAGCCGTGAGCCCGGACTTAGAGGACGTGTACTTCGCGGAGATTCAGCGGTACGAAGTGCGGAGTAAAAGCGGGGCAATAATGGCTGCCTAA